From Nicotiana tabacum cultivar K326 chromosome 20, ASM71507v2, whole genome shotgun sequence, one genomic window encodes:
- the LOC107827396 gene encoding ethylene-responsive transcription factor ERF118-like, whose translation MKSQPKIAEENNGKQRREDEPIKIQRKIIIKISDPDATESSSSEEEEQGKRQSRKQQPKLTVHEIFQDKVKTTTFSSKLPSGVRKRKWGKYCAEIRDPFNKKRIWLGTFNTAEEASQVHQSKKLEFEGKLKMAKIAKTKKAISEKSELESQTSDSSNGVEELLMGQWIQISDDKEVYFSLKLGVPIVDNYGFLLGEFSELDDLSISVCDVENDL comes from the coding sequence aTGAAATCGCAACCCAAAATTGCAGAAGAAAATAATGGAAAACAACGACGAGAAGATGAACCAATCAAAATtcagagaaaaataataataaaaatctcAGACCCAGATGCTACAGAATCATCATCTTCAGAAGAAGAGGAACAAGGAAAGAGACAATCAAGAAAACAGCAGCCAAAGCTCACTGTTCATGAAATTTTTCAAGATAAGGTAAAAACTACAACTTTTTCTAGCAAATTGCCATCTGGGGTTCGAAAGAGAAAATGGGGAAAGTATTGCGCTGAGATTAGAGACCCATTTAACAAGAAAAGAATTTGGTTGGGTACTTTTAATACTGCTGAAGAGGCTTCTCAAGTTCATCAGTCTAAGAAACttgagtttgagggaaaattaaAAATGGCCAAAATTGCAAAAACAAAGAAGGCTATTTCTGAAAAATCTGAACTTGAGAGTCAGACCTCAGATTCATCAAATGGGgttgaagaattgttgatggggCAGTGGATACAAATTTCAGATGATAAAGAAGTTTATTTTTCATTGAAATTGGGGGTTCCAATTGTtgataattatggatttttattAGGTGAATTTAGTGAATTGGATGATCTTAGTATTTCTGTCTGTGATGTAGAAAATGATCTCTGA